In a genomic window of Candidatus Saccharimonadales bacterium:
- a CDS encoding alpha/beta fold hydrolase → MTKKQITIPATGYSIQSDWHEGIDNKNILLTFVGFGSSKKSNSDFVAKVVSDTGMSALVVDLSGHGESPFDVNETMPAQHVLEATKAYDWIKANYPESAVHVMGTSYGGFVASYLSRFRAIHKLILRTPAIYEPKDFYTEHQYIDKIFVREYRRNTEALKKHPLFLQKPLATMSTLLIVHGEDKSVPHETTDVYEANFANETYVAKGFAHPFRDPSNPAEGVVKYYEIVANWLNK, encoded by the coding sequence ATGACTAAAAAACAAATCACAATTCCAGCTACTGGATACTCAATACAATCCGACTGGCATGAGGGTATCGACAACAAAAATATTCTACTGACATTTGTCGGCTTTGGCTCAAGCAAAAAAAGTAATAGCGACTTTGTTGCAAAGGTTGTTTCTGACACCGGCATGAGCGCGCTTGTTGTTGACCTATCAGGTCATGGCGAAAGCCCATTTGACGTAAATGAGACAATGCCAGCACAACACGTGCTCGAAGCTACCAAAGCATACGACTGGATCAAGGCAAATTATCCAGAAAGTGCCGTTCACGTTATGGGCACGAGTTATGGTGGGTTCGTTGCATCGTACCTTAGTAGGTTCCGTGCGATTCACAAGCTTATTTTACGTACACCAGCAATTTATGAACCAAAAGATTTTTATACAGAACATCAATATATTGATAAAATCTTTGTCCGTGAGTACCGCCGGAACACCGAGGCTTTAAAGAAGCATCCGCTCTTTTTACAGAAGCCGCTGGCGACTATGTCAACGTTGCTTATTGTTCACGGAGAAGACAAAAGCGTACCCCACGAGACAACTGATGTGTATGAAGCTAATTTTGCAAACGAAACCTACGTTGCGAAAGGATTTGCTCATCCATTCCGTGATCCGTCTAACCCAGCAGAAGGCGTTGTTAAGTATTACGAGATTGTCGCAAACTGGCTCAATAAGTAG